A genomic window from Streptomyces mirabilis includes:
- a CDS encoding DUF1707 and FHA domain-containing protein — MTSSFEFHTYPARLSDAERDRALKALSDGVALGRLSHDTFVRRMELALAARRSDELAVLIADLPTEGRWSKLVFGTVEAISGFTVRLRRAWQAERLPKLLLPHPGNNYPLRIGRDPASGLRLNHETVSRVHAELSRQGGLWVLRDLGSTNGTTVNGRRVISAAVVKEGDQISFGRMSFRLSSS, encoded by the coding sequence GTGACGTCGTCTTTCGAGTTCCACACGTACCCCGCGCGGCTGTCCGACGCGGAGCGCGACCGGGCGCTGAAGGCGCTCAGTGACGGCGTCGCCCTCGGGCGCCTCTCGCACGACACGTTCGTCCGCCGGATGGAACTGGCGCTCGCCGCCCGCCGCTCCGACGAACTCGCCGTGCTCATCGCCGACCTGCCCACCGAGGGACGCTGGTCGAAACTGGTGTTCGGCACCGTCGAGGCGATCTCCGGCTTCACCGTACGGCTGCGCAGGGCCTGGCAGGCCGAGCGGCTCCCCAAACTGCTGCTGCCCCACCCGGGCAACAACTACCCCCTGCGGATCGGCCGCGACCCCGCGAGCGGACTGCGGCTCAACCACGAGACGGTCTCCCGCGTCCACGCCGAACTGAGCCGCCAGGGCGGCCTGTGGGTGCTGCGCGACCTCGGCTCGACCAACGGGACGACCGTCAACGGACGGCGGGTGATCAGCGCCGCCGTCGTCAAAGAGGGCGACCAGATCAGCTTCGGACGCATGTCCTTCCGCCTCTCGTCCTCCTGA
- a CDS encoding cytochrome P450, with amino-acid sequence MLCPHGLPAEGTSIAPTATVAPVAPVAPVAPVAPVAPVAPVAPVTPLATSTRPPVVRRLPDPPSLLTPGIERDPYPLYRTLRQKFPLVYDRPFGAWLVSRYADVRAALADPRLVAAPPGRTLAHLEGGTHSAHRALVSPAFRGHALTALTAGVERTAYVLARRLADRREADLVAEFCHWLPTAAAVAALGLPYEDTARVHAWCRTGLDHLGGHHPELDAFLLPYIARRRAHPGDDLLSALCTARADGCPLSDESVAGIAGTLLGAGGEATAHALASFLANLLDHPGQLALVRARPELTAGAWAESLRRDPPLHIVLRRAVEPVGAVPVGATVACLLGAAGRDPARFADPDRYDVFRPDPGQLAYGSGRHFCPGALLARLTAEHGLRALFAALPELRRSPGFRPVVEGLISRSPRNLLVRLR; translated from the coding sequence GTGTTGTGTCCTCATGGCCTTCCCGCAGAAGGCACTTCGATCGCGCCCACCGCTACGGTCGCCCCCGTCGCCCCCGTCGCCCCCGTCGCCCCCGTCGCCCCCGTCGCCCCCGTCGCCCCCGTCGCCCCCGTCACGCCGCTCGCGACCTCGACACGACCGCCCGTCGTACGACGGCTGCCCGACCCCCCGAGCCTGCTCACCCCCGGCATCGAACGCGACCCGTACCCCCTGTACCGCACCCTGCGCCAGAAGTTCCCGCTCGTGTACGACCGGCCGTTCGGCGCGTGGTTGGTCAGCCGCTACGCCGATGTACGCGCCGCCCTCGCCGACCCCCGGCTCGTCGCGGCGCCGCCCGGACGCACCCTGGCCCACCTGGAGGGCGGCACGCACAGCGCGCACCGGGCGCTCGTCTCACCGGCGTTCCGCGGGCACGCCCTGACCGCGCTGACCGCCGGGGTCGAACGGACGGCGTACGTCCTCGCCCGCCGCCTCGCCGACCGCCGGGAGGCCGACCTCGTCGCCGAGTTCTGCCACTGGCTGCCCACCGCGGCGGCCGTCGCCGCGCTCGGGCTGCCGTACGAGGACACCGCGCGCGTGCACGCCTGGTGCCGCACGGGCCTCGACCACCTCGGCGGCCACCACCCCGAGCTCGACGCCTTCCTGCTCCCGTACATCGCCCGTCGGCGCGCCCACCCGGGCGACGATCTGCTCTCCGCGCTGTGCACGGCGCGGGCGGACGGGTGCCCGCTGTCCGACGAGTCGGTGGCGGGGATCGCGGGGACGCTCCTCGGCGCGGGCGGCGAGGCGACCGCGCACGCGCTGGCGTCGTTCCTCGCCAACCTCCTCGACCACCCCGGCCAGCTGGCGCTGGTTCGCGCACGCCCCGAGCTGACGGCCGGGGCCTGGGCCGAGTCGCTGCGCCGCGATCCCCCGCTGCACATCGTGCTGCGCCGGGCCGTCGAGCCGGTCGGCGCGGTACCCGTGGGCGCCACCGTGGCCTGTCTGCTGGGCGCCGCGGGCCGCGACCCGGCCCGGTTCGCCGACCCGGACCGCTACGACGTCTTCCGGCCCGACCCCGGGCAGCTCGCGTACGGTTCCGGACGCCACTTCTGCCCGGGCGCGCTGCTCGCCCGGCTCACCGCGGAACACGGCCTGCGCGCCCTGTTCGCCGCCCTCCCGGAGCTGCGCAGGTCCCCGGGTTTTCGCCCCGTCGTGGAGGGCCTGATCAGCCGCTCTCCCCGGAACCTGCTGGTCCGTCTGCGC
- a CDS encoding M14 family zinc carboxypeptidase → MWRCALPPLLRYPTVDELGARAAALVARRPRDARLRRVGTSRAGAPLWLLSVGHGGRQALVVAGPHANEPVGGATALRLAERVLADPRLREGADATWNLLLCLDPDGARRNEAWLSGPYTLGHYFRNFFRPGFLEQPEWLPEGAAGVTLPETRALLDLQDELRPVFQCSLHGVDVGGAFVELTRELPGLAQRVAHTAARLGIPRELGPYDTLYWPRLGPAVYRIPPPHPGDLAAAITEAAVESTWFHPHRYGTVTAVVEAPMWGVAAVEDASRPTDADAVLRSISHTLRHDTRLLEGILGRIRPGLDTTPDAACLLAPVDDYLLVGPGLADSWDPDVHDAGARPLPPLDTARLTALRLAGRRVALRTAGLLHQLVTGSGHDPSGALPELDRLIDAWCADYREGCGARWIPVARQVEYQARVVIAAFELAGRYAPVRSHSGETGWGAQAALPMHRE, encoded by the coding sequence TTGTGGAGGTGTGCCCTGCCGCCACTCCTCCGCTACCCGACCGTGGACGAGCTGGGCGCCCGTGCGGCCGCGCTCGTCGCCCGTCGGCCGCGCGACGCCCGACTGCGCCGCGTGGGCACGTCACGGGCGGGCGCCCCGCTGTGGCTGCTGTCCGTCGGACACGGCGGCCGCCAGGCCCTCGTCGTCGCCGGACCCCACGCCAACGAACCCGTGGGTGGTGCCACGGCCCTGCGCCTGGCCGAACGGGTGCTCGCCGACCCCCGGCTCCGCGAGGGCGCCGACGCCACCTGGAACCTGCTGCTCTGCCTCGACCCCGACGGTGCCCGCCGCAACGAGGCCTGGCTGTCCGGCCCCTACACCCTCGGCCACTACTTCCGGAACTTCTTTCGCCCCGGCTTCCTCGAACAGCCCGAGTGGCTGCCCGAGGGCGCGGCGGGCGTCACCCTCCCCGAGACCCGCGCCCTCCTCGACCTCCAGGACGAACTGCGGCCGGTCTTCCAGTGCTCCCTGCACGGCGTCGACGTCGGCGGCGCCTTCGTCGAACTGACCCGCGAACTGCCCGGCCTCGCCCAGCGCGTCGCCCACACCGCGGCCCGCCTCGGCATCCCGCGCGAACTAGGGCCCTACGACACCCTGTACTGGCCGAGGCTCGGCCCCGCCGTCTACCGCATCCCGCCGCCGCACCCCGGCGACCTGGCCGCCGCCATCACCGAGGCCGCCGTCGAGTCCACCTGGTTCCACCCGCACCGCTACGGCACCGTCACGGCCGTCGTCGAGGCCCCCATGTGGGGTGTGGCGGCCGTGGAGGACGCCTCCCGGCCCACCGACGCCGACGCCGTGCTGCGGTCCATCAGCCACACGCTGCGCCACGACACACGGCTCCTGGAAGGCATCCTCGGGCGGATCCGGCCCGGCCTCGACACCACCCCGGACGCGGCCTGCCTCCTCGCACCCGTCGACGACTATTTACTCGTCGGCCCCGGCCTCGCCGACTCCTGGGACCCCGACGTGCACGACGCCGGGGCGCGCCCCCTGCCACCGCTCGACACGGCCCGTCTGACCGCCCTGCGCCTCGCCGGACGCCGGGTCGCCCTGCGTACGGCCGGGCTGCTGCACCAGCTCGTGACCGGCTCCGGGCATGACCCGAGCGGGGCGCTGCCGGAGCTCGACCGGCTGATCGACGCATGGTGCGCCGACTACCGCGAGGGCTGCGGGGCGCGCTGGATCCCGGTCGCCCGCCAGGTCGAGTACCAGGCGCGCGTGGTGATCGCCGCGTTCGAACTCGCCGGGCGGTACGCGCCTGTGCGCTCCCATTCGGGTGAGACGGGGTGGGGTGCGCAGGCCGCGCTGCCGATGCACCGGGAATGA
- a CDS encoding SSI family serine proteinase inhibitor: MTRNIHAVRNALLATVALLTLGATPARATPHQAIPGNWLYLTLTTGDAHTSSIRGTLLRCDPPQGHARAAEACAELATAGGDISRIPPRPDTICSMIYGPVTASARGEWEGRQVTYSHTFSNSCVMGAGTGAVFAWSG, encoded by the coding sequence ATGACGAGAAACATCCACGCGGTACGCAACGCCCTCCTCGCGACCGTCGCTCTGCTCACCCTGGGCGCGACCCCGGCCCGGGCGACGCCCCATCAGGCGATCCCCGGCAACTGGCTCTACCTCACCCTCACCACCGGTGACGCCCACACCAGCAGCATCCGCGGCACGCTCCTGCGCTGCGACCCGCCCCAGGGCCACGCCCGCGCGGCCGAGGCCTGCGCCGAACTCGCCACCGCCGGGGGAGACATCTCCCGGATCCCGCCCAGGCCCGACACCATCTGCTCGATGATCTACGGCCCGGTCACCGCCTCCGCGCGCGGGGAGTGGGAGGGGCGGCAGGTGACGTACTCGCACACATTCTCGAACTCGTGCGTGATGGGGGCTGGGACGGGGGCGGTGTTTGCGTGGTCGGGCTGA
- a CDS encoding M14 family zinc carboxypeptidase — protein MSLLPELRYPSVTEIVSSARTLAAHRPGLCALRQIGVSRAGRPLHLLSVGHAERAVLVVAGAHANEPTGGSTLQALAERVLRERELRADTSWHFLLCADPDGASLHVTPAPRTLFDYHLGFFRPAGPEQPEWSPSVLPPDRLPPETRALTRVIDELRPYLQVTLHGTDLGGSWVQLTKDIPGLAEPFAKSAAELHIPVEMGASDAAGWPASGPGVHVMPAPGSDAAYPSMPDDARHSTWYHIHRYGGLTAVVEVPMWASDLVDDPAPHPAPDAAMRRLAHRLLRDALQVQTVLTEVLPRLPGPDGPLLRAAKWALELVPGLAHDWVRTPPADPTMAYVGSVDAFGRRLPLRAAAMLLRVLQEADDRAAPRLERLVAAWSDAFAERFRARWVPLEHQVEHQSRTVVAAARHARDGAA, from the coding sequence GTGAGTCTCCTGCCGGAGTTGCGCTACCCCAGTGTGACCGAAATCGTCTCGTCCGCTCGGACGTTGGCGGCTCACCGTCCCGGGCTGTGCGCCCTCAGACAGATCGGCGTCTCGCGCGCGGGCAGGCCCCTCCATCTGCTGTCCGTCGGTCACGCCGAGCGCGCGGTCCTCGTCGTGGCGGGCGCCCACGCGAACGAGCCGACCGGCGGCTCTACGCTCCAGGCCCTGGCCGAACGTGTACTCCGCGAGCGGGAGTTGCGGGCCGACACCTCCTGGCACTTCCTCCTGTGCGCGGACCCGGACGGCGCGAGCCTCCATGTGACACCGGCCCCGCGCACCCTGTTCGACTATCACCTCGGGTTCTTCCGTCCGGCCGGCCCCGAGCAGCCCGAGTGGTCGCCCTCCGTCCTGCCGCCGGACCGGCTGCCCCCGGAGACCCGCGCCCTCACCCGGGTCATCGACGAGCTGCGGCCCTACCTCCAGGTGACCCTGCACGGCACCGATCTCGGCGGCAGCTGGGTGCAGCTGACCAAGGACATCCCGGGCCTCGCCGAACCCTTCGCCAAGTCCGCGGCGGAACTGCACATCCCGGTGGAGATGGGCGCCTCCGACGCCGCCGGCTGGCCCGCTTCCGGACCCGGGGTGCATGTGATGCCGGCGCCGGGCTCGGACGCGGCGTACCCGAGCATGCCCGACGACGCCCGGCACAGCACCTGGTACCACATTCACCGGTACGGCGGTCTGACCGCGGTCGTCGAGGTGCCGATGTGGGCCAGCGACCTCGTGGACGACCCGGCGCCGCATCCCGCACCGGATGCGGCGATGCGACGCCTGGCACACCGGCTGCTGCGCGACGCGCTCCAGGTGCAGACGGTGCTCACGGAGGTCCTGCCGAGACTCCCCGGCCCCGACGGGCCCCTCCTGCGCGCCGCGAAGTGGGCGCTGGAGCTGGTGCCGGGCCTCGCCCACGACTGGGTGCGGACGCCGCCCGCCGATCCGACGATGGCATACGTCGGCAGTGTCGACGCGTTCGGGCGCCGGCTCCCCTTGCGGGCCGCCGCGATGCTGTTGCGGGTCCTCCAGGAGGCCGACGACCGGGCGGCGCCGCGCCTCGAGCGCCTGGTCGCCGCGTGGAGCGACGCCTTCGCCGAACGCTTCCGGGCCCGCTGGGTTCCCCTGGAGCACCAGGTCGAGCACCAGTCCCGCACGGTGGTCGCGGCGGCGCGGCATGCCCGGGACGGCGCGGCTTGA
- the treZ gene encoding malto-oligosyltrehalose trehalohydrolase has translation MRFEVWAPEADRMTLHCAGATHALERDPERAGWWTGDADAQDGTRYGFAVDDGPVLPDPRSRRQPDGPDGLSAVVDQARYAWRTEWAGSPLPGAVLYELHVGTYTPEGTLDAAAGRLEHLAELGVTHVELMPLCPFPGRHGWGYEGVSLWAVHEPYGGPEALKRFVDRAHELGLGVVLDVVHNHLGPSGNHLPAFGPYFTDTHQTPWGSAVNLDAPGSDEVRAYLVDSALAWLRDFRLDGLRLDAVHALRDTRAVHFLEELSTAVDALADDLGRPLFLIAESDLNDPRLVTARAGGGLGLHAQWNDDFHHALHTALTGEGQAYYADFARSPFAALAKTLTSGFFHDGTYSSFRGRRHGRPLERTRVSAHRLLGYSQTHDQIGNRAQGDRLSASLSPGLLACAAALTLTGPFTPMLFMGEEWAAGTPWQFFTDHTDPELAQAVRRGRRREFAAHGWAEEDVPDPQDPATRDRSCLDWSEPEKALHARVLAWYRDLIALRRHQPDLADPDLAAVKVAYDDQARWLALRRGDVRVAVNLGKEAAAIPLGLRHARVLAAWEPVEVPDANRVLSVPGESCVVLTQA, from the coding sequence GTGCGGTTCGAGGTGTGGGCACCGGAGGCCGACCGGATGACGCTCCACTGCGCGGGCGCCACGCACGCGCTGGAGCGCGATCCGGAGCGCGCCGGATGGTGGACGGGCGACGCGGACGCGCAGGACGGCACGCGGTACGGCTTCGCGGTGGACGACGGTCCCGTGCTGCCCGATCCTCGTTCGCGGCGGCAGCCGGACGGCCCGGACGGACTGAGCGCGGTGGTCGACCAGGCCCGGTACGCGTGGCGCACGGAGTGGGCGGGGAGCCCGCTGCCGGGCGCGGTCCTCTACGAGCTGCACGTGGGGACGTACACCCCCGAAGGAACGCTCGACGCGGCCGCCGGACGTCTGGAGCACCTCGCGGAACTGGGTGTCACCCACGTCGAGTTGATGCCGCTGTGTCCGTTCCCCGGGCGGCACGGCTGGGGGTACGAGGGGGTCTCCCTGTGGGCCGTGCACGAGCCCTACGGGGGCCCGGAGGCGCTGAAGCGTTTTGTCGACCGGGCGCACGAACTCGGCCTGGGTGTGGTCCTCGACGTCGTGCACAACCACCTCGGCCCGTCCGGGAACCACCTCCCCGCGTTCGGGCCGTACTTCACGGACACCCATCAGACGCCCTGGGGCTCCGCGGTGAACCTGGACGCACCGGGTTCGGACGAGGTGCGCGCGTATCTCGTCGACAGCGCCCTGGCCTGGCTGCGGGACTTCCGGCTGGACGGGCTGCGACTGGACGCGGTGCACGCGTTGCGGGACACCCGCGCGGTGCACTTCCTGGAGGAGTTGTCGACGGCCGTGGACGCCCTCGCCGACGACCTGGGCCGGCCGCTGTTCCTGATCGCGGAGTCGGATCTGAACGACCCGCGGCTCGTCACCGCGCGCGCGGGGGGCGGTCTGGGACTGCACGCGCAGTGGAACGACGACTTCCACCACGCGCTGCACACCGCGCTGACCGGTGAGGGACAGGCCTACTACGCGGACTTCGCGCGGTCCCCGTTCGCGGCGCTCGCGAAGACGCTGACGTCCGGCTTCTTCCACGACGGTACGTACTCGAGCTTCCGCGGCCGCCGCCACGGCCGCCCCCTGGAGCGTACGCGCGTCTCGGCTCACCGGCTGCTCGGCTACTCCCAGACCCACGACCAGATCGGCAACCGTGCCCAGGGGGACCGGCTGTCCGCGTCCCTCTCCCCCGGCCTGCTGGCCTGCGCGGCCGCGCTGACGCTCACCGGACCCTTCACCCCGATGCTGTTCATGGGCGAGGAGTGGGCGGCCGGCACCCCGTGGCAGTTCTTCACCGACCACACCGATCCCGAGCTCGCACAGGCCGTACGGCGGGGCAGGCGGCGGGAGTTCGCGGCCCACGGCTGGGCCGAGGAGGACGTCCCCGACCCGCAGGACCCGGCGACCCGCGACCGCTCCTGCCTGGACTGGTCGGAGCCCGAGAAGGCACTCCACGCGCGTGTGCTGGCCTGGTACCGCGACCTGATCGCCCTGCGCCGGCATCAGCCCGACCTCGCGGACCCCGATCTCGCCGCCGTCAAGGTCGCCTACGACGACCAGGCCCGCTGGCTGGCCCTGCGGCGCGGGGACGTACGGGTGGCGGTGAACCTCGGCAAGGAGGCCGCCGCGATCCCGCTGGGGCTGCGCCACGCGCGCGTGCTGGCCGCCTGGGAACCGGTCGAGGTGCCGGACGCGAACCGGGTGTTGAGCGTGCCCGGCGAGTCGTGTGTGGTGCTGACGCAGGCGTGA